A genomic stretch from Ureibacillus composti includes:
- the trmL gene encoding tRNA (uridine(34)/cytosine(34)/5-carboxymethylaminomethyluridine(34)-2'-O)-methyltransferase TrmL — protein MPLHIVLYQPEIPANTGNIARTCAGTNTALHLIRPLGFSTDDKMLKRAGLDYWNDVNIFYHDSLEDFLDYAKDGDLYLIETYSDEPYTTHDFSDQEKDIYFMFGKETTGLPKDFAYERRDKCLRIPQSDKVRSLNLSNTAAIVIYEALRQQNYPGLK, from the coding sequence TTGCCATTGCATATTGTTTTATACCAACCAGAAATTCCTGCGAATACAGGGAATATTGCACGAACTTGTGCAGGAACAAATACTGCATTACATTTAATCCGTCCTCTGGGATTTTCCACGGATGATAAAATGCTCAAACGCGCGGGATTAGATTATTGGAATGACGTAAATATTTTCTATCACGATAGTTTAGAGGATTTTCTGGATTATGCCAAAGATGGTGACCTCTATTTAATCGAAACATATAGTGATGAACCTTATACAACACATGATTTTAGTGATCAAGAAAAAGATATTTACTTTATGTTTGGGAAGGAAACGACAGGTTTACCTAAAGACTTTGCTTATGAGCGTCGTGACAAATGTTTACGTATTCCACAAAGCGATAAAGTGCGTTCGTTGAATTTATCAAATACCGCGGCGATTGTGATTTATGAAGCATTGAGACAACAAAATTACCCAGGTTTGAAATAA
- the queG gene encoding tRNA epoxyqueuosine(34) reductase QueG, with translation MNVQQLQTDLIEYAKSIGVDKIGFTTASPFNELKNRLKRQQELGYQSGFEESDIEKRTEPLRLLDSAQSIIAIALAYPSKMENAPTGKKGERRGIFARASWGIDYHVAVRERLQLIEEWLEQRVPGVKLKSMVDTGELVDRAVAERAGIGWSGKNCSIITPEFGSYVYLGEMITNIPFEPDEPIENECGDCTLCLDVCPTGALVQPGQLNAQHCVAFLTQTKDFMPDEFRGEIGNRIYGCDTCQTVCPKNKRKFNWIHDEFKPDPELAKPLLQPLLNISNKEFKSKFGPMSGSWRGKKPIQRNAIIALAHFKEQEAVPDLIELMKKDERPVIRGTAAWAVGKIGGPLAEQALRTALEKEKDVEVLKEIEKGLLLIES, from the coding sequence GTGAACGTCCAACAATTACAAACCGACTTAATTGAATACGCAAAATCGATTGGGGTCGATAAAATTGGTTTTACAACCGCATCACCGTTCAATGAATTAAAAAACCGATTAAAGCGACAACAAGAGTTAGGCTACCAATCAGGGTTTGAAGAATCAGATATAGAGAAGCGAACGGAACCACTTCGTCTTTTAGATTCAGCGCAAAGCATCATTGCTATAGCCCTTGCGTATCCATCGAAAATGGAGAATGCGCCGACAGGAAAAAAAGGGGAAAGGCGTGGAATCTTTGCTCGCGCTTCATGGGGAATCGATTATCATGTTGCAGTCCGTGAACGGCTACAGTTAATTGAAGAATGGTTAGAACAAAGAGTTCCTGGCGTTAAACTGAAATCAATGGTTGATACAGGTGAACTTGTGGACCGAGCAGTGGCAGAACGTGCGGGAATCGGTTGGAGTGGAAAGAATTGTTCAATTATTACACCTGAATTCGGATCTTATGTCTATTTAGGTGAGATGATTACAAATATACCGTTTGAACCAGATGAGCCAATCGAAAATGAATGTGGCGACTGTACACTTTGCTTAGATGTTTGCCCAACAGGTGCATTAGTTCAGCCAGGGCAACTAAATGCCCAACACTGCGTTGCCTTTTTAACACAAACAAAAGATTTTATGCCAGATGAATTTCGTGGGGAAATCGGTAACCGTATTTACGGGTGTGATACATGCCAAACTGTGTGTCCTAAAAATAAAAGAAAGTTTAACTGGATTCACGATGAATTCAAGCCTGATCCAGAATTAGCAAAACCTTTATTACAGCCATTATTAAACATTTCAAATAAAGAGTTTAAATCAAAATTTGGTCCAATGTCTGGATCTTGGAGAGGGAAGAAACCCATTCAGCGTAATGCCATTATCGCGTTGGCCCACTTTAAGGAACAAGAAGCAGTACCTGATTTAATTGAGTTAATGAAAAAAGATGAGCGTCCTGTCATCCGAGGAACTGCTGCCTGGGCAGTAGGGAAAATCGGCGGACCCTTAGCTGAACAAGCATTACGCACGGCTCTTGAAAAAGAAAAGGACGTAGAGGTACTAAAGGAGATTGAAAAAGGGCTTTTGTTGATTGAGTCTTGA
- a CDS encoding RluA family pseudouridine synthase: protein MFQYQIIQNGLTVEDLLRNNWRLGKKLVHELRMAKAVTLKDGTPVLWKEGLEKGTILQFTFDIPESSYIPTEKCEVTIQYEDDHCLIVSKPKGMSTHPNDEWDRDTCMNHVMAHIQSNGGHYAEHVHRLDRGTKGLLLVAKHPIAKSIFDRMIEEKTIIRTYQAEVQGNIRETSGTINEPIGKDRHHATRRVVSASGQHAVTHFEVVKRFKNTCVVRLILETGRTHQIRVHMSYIGHPIVGDTMYNARETASGDYELHAIQLEFDHPFLNERIIVEDQ, encoded by the coding sequence ATGTTTCAATACCAAATTATACAAAACGGATTAACCGTTGAAGATTTACTACGCAATAATTGGCGTCTAGGAAAGAAGCTAGTTCATGAGTTAAGGATGGCAAAAGCAGTTACTTTGAAGGATGGTACACCAGTTTTATGGAAGGAAGGGCTTGAAAAAGGAACAATTCTTCAATTTACATTTGATATTCCCGAATCTAGCTATATTCCGACTGAGAAATGTGAAGTGACGATTCAATATGAAGATGATCACTGTTTAATTGTTTCCAAACCTAAAGGGATGTCTACTCACCCTAATGATGAGTGGGATCGCGATACTTGCATGAACCACGTAATGGCACATATACAATCCAACGGTGGGCATTACGCTGAGCATGTTCACCGTTTAGATCGCGGAACAAAAGGATTACTACTTGTAGCAAAGCATCCAATTGCAAAGTCCATTTTTGATCGAATGATTGAAGAGAAAACAATTATTCGAACGTATCAAGCGGAAGTGCAAGGAAATATTCGAGAAACAAGCGGAACAATTAATGAACCTATCGGAAAAGACCGACACCACGCAACACGCCGAGTCGTTTCAGCATCAGGCCAACATGCTGTCACCCATTTTGAAGTAGTAAAGCGATTTAAAAATACTTGTGTAGTACGTCTAATTCTTGAAACAGGTCGTACACATCAAATCCGTGTTCATATGTCTTATATTGGTCATCCCATCGTAGGGGACACGATGTATAATGCACGTGAAACGGCATCTGGAGATTACGAATTACACGCAATCCAACTCGAATTCGACCATCCGTTTTTAAATGAAAGAATTATTGTAGAGGATCAATAA
- a CDS encoding aldo/keto reductase, with translation MAIIPTKKLANGVEMPYLGLGVFKMTDREESIQAMKKALEVGYRAIDTAALYGNEEEVGIAIRESGVPREEIFVTTKVWNKDQGYDLTLRAFETSLKKLGLEYIDLYLTHWPVEDKLVDTYRAIERLYEEKLIRVPGVSNHHQHHLEKIFAKANVKPMVDQIELHPYLSQQELRSFCTENDIAVTAWSPLGRGGVLQDETIVNIANAIGKTAAQVVLRWHYQHDIISIPKSVTPNRIEENMQIFDFELSDEQITQLNNLNKNQRFGQNPDNFHFDF, from the coding sequence ATGGCAATCATTCCAACTAAAAAATTGGCTAATGGAGTCGAGATGCCTTACTTAGGTTTAGGCGTTTTTAAAATGACTGATCGTGAAGAATCCATTCAAGCGATGAAAAAAGCACTTGAAGTGGGATATAGAGCTATTGATACTGCTGCTTTATATGGTAACGAAGAGGAAGTCGGAATTGCTATACGTGAATCAGGTGTTCCAAGAGAAGAGATTTTTGTTACGACAAAAGTATGGAATAAAGACCAAGGCTACGATTTAACTTTAAGAGCTTTTGAAACTTCTTTGAAAAAATTAGGTCTGGAGTATATCGATTTATATTTAACACACTGGCCTGTTGAAGATAAATTAGTGGATACGTATCGCGCGATTGAGCGTCTATATGAAGAGAAGCTAATTCGAGTACCTGGCGTTTCAAATCACCATCAACATCACTTGGAAAAAATCTTTGCGAAAGCAAACGTTAAACCAATGGTAGATCAAATTGAATTACATCCTTACTTATCACAACAAGAGTTACGCAGTTTCTGTACTGAAAATGATATAGCAGTAACGGCATGGTCCCCTCTAGGTAGAGGTGGTGTGTTACAAGATGAGACAATTGTAAACATCGCAAATGCGATTGGCAAAACAGCAGCACAGGTTGTGTTACGTTGGCATTACCAACATGACATCATTTCTATTCCTAAATCTGTAACACCAAATCGCATCGAGGAAAACATGCAAATTTTTGACTTTGAACTTTCCGACGAACAGATTACACAATTAAATAACTTAAACAAAAATCAACGTTTCGGTCAAAATCCGGACAATTTCCATTTTGATTTTTAA
- a CDS encoding multidrug ABC transporter ATPase, giving the protein MGNDKQQEPSGYMTNNMGDLIFLGKQMERMRDGSELEEDMRFPDPIQFDEADNDNEEKYNYRNRN; this is encoded by the coding sequence ATGGGTAATGATAAACAACAAGAACCAAGTGGATATATGACAAATAATATGGGAGATTTAATTTTTTTAGGGAAGCAAATGGAACGCATGCGTGATGGGTCAGAACTTGAAGAGGATATGCGCTTCCCAGACCCAATTCAATTCGATGAAGCGGACAATGATAATGAAGAGAAATATAATTATCGTAATCGAAATTAA
- a CDS encoding GntR family transcriptional regulator, with amino-acid sequence MQTVFTSSSSAYRLAYETIRTQILGGELDGGTKLVEERLAEDIGVSRTPIREAIRHLEQEGLIRNKRVYNPTKEDLIHAFEFRSIIECYAIQQAAKNMSVEKLNELKLTLEDSQKGETAHIVAANKRFHNIILTECNNPVLIRTSEQMDSTIHIASQKLVQNKRPLLYEEHRQLYHAIKDRDESLAAELMKKHLNNDLSFMLQLIE; translated from the coding sequence ATGCAGACTGTGTTTACATCGAGCTCTAGCGCTTACCGACTTGCTTATGAAACGATTCGAACTCAAATATTAGGTGGCGAACTAGATGGCGGCACGAAACTAGTGGAAGAAAGACTTGCAGAAGATATTGGTGTTAGTCGTACACCAATTCGTGAAGCTATACGACATTTGGAACAAGAAGGACTAATCAGAAATAAACGCGTATACAATCCAACTAAAGAAGATTTAATTCATGCATTTGAATTTAGATCAATAATAGAATGTTACGCAATTCAACAAGCAGCCAAAAACATGTCAGTTGAAAAGTTAAACGAACTTAAACTAACGCTAGAAGATTCCCAAAAAGGAGAAACTGCTCACATAGTTGCCGCGAACAAACGCTTCCACAATATTATTTTAACGGAGTGTAATAACCCAGTATTGATTCGTACGTCCGAACAAATGGATTCTACTATACATATTGCTAGTCAGAAACTAGTACAAAATAAACGACCTTTATTATATGAGGAACATAGACAGTTATATCATGCTATAAAAGACAGAGATGAAAGCTTAGCTGCTGAACTAATGAAAAAGCACTTAAATAATGATTTAAGCTTCATGCTACAGTTAATTGAATAA
- a CDS encoding aldo/keto reductase, whose product MTISKTITLANGVEMPRLGYGVFRMKEHDVAYQGVIEALNAGYRAIDTAAIYENEEAVGKAIKDSGVPREELFITTKVWNADQGFDNTLRAFETSLKKLGLDYVDLYLTHWPKPTLADTYKAIERLYEEKLIRVPGVSNHHEHHLKEVFEVANVKPMVNQIECHPSLSQNALREFCSANNIAVTAWAPLGTGIVFTHPVIKKLVEKYNKSAAQIVLRWHLEIGNIAIPKSVTPERIKENLNVFDFALTNEEVASITALNTFHRTGSDPDNFNF is encoded by the coding sequence ATGACAATTTCTAAAACAATCACTTTAGCAAATGGAGTAGAAATGCCTCGTCTAGGTTACGGCGTATTTCGAATGAAAGAACACGATGTAGCATACCAAGGGGTAATTGAAGCATTAAATGCAGGATATCGTGCCATTGATACAGCAGCGATTTACGAAAATGAAGAAGCTGTTGGAAAAGCTATTAAAGATTCAGGAGTTCCTCGTGAAGAACTTTTCATTACAACAAAAGTTTGGAATGCCGATCAAGGCTTTGATAACACATTACGTGCTTTTGAAACTTCATTAAAGAAATTAGGACTAGATTATGTTGATTTATATTTAACACATTGGCCAAAGCCAACTTTAGCTGACACATATAAAGCAATTGAACGTTTATATGAAGAGAAATTAATTCGCGTACCGGGTGTTTCAAATCACCACGAGCATCATTTAAAAGAAGTATTTGAAGTGGCAAATGTGAAACCAATGGTAAATCAAATCGAATGTCATCCTTCATTATCGCAAAATGCGTTACGTGAGTTCTGCTCAGCTAATAATATTGCAGTAACAGCTTGGGCTCCACTTGGTACTGGTATTGTCTTTACACATCCTGTGATTAAAAAATTAGTAGAGAAATATAATAAAAGCGCGGCACAAATCGTTTTAAGATGGCATTTAGAGATTGGAAATATCGCGATTCCTAAATCTGTCACACCAGAACGTATTAAAGAAAACTTGAATGTATTTGATTTTGCATTAACGAATGAAGAAGTTGCATCTATTACAGCTTTAAATACATTCCACCGTACAGGTTCAGATCCAGATAACTTCAACTTTTAA
- a CDS encoding VOC family protein: MTTHFHKKPNMYVSHVQIKVSNLERSIEFYKTIIGFDVLEQADQTAYLTFDGSTSILSIEEVPNALPLRGGQTGLYHFAILLPERKDLGNFIEHLIDKNVRVGAGDHHVSEAFYLNDPDGNGIEVYIDRPEENWIWFDNGMVHMTTEQVNVQSVLAEADGAWNGLPNGTVMGHIHLSVADLAETEKFYTQALGYEVVTRYGGQALFISTGKYHHHIGLNTWNSAGGTPVPENGVGLKSFTVVLDNEQQAEKIKANLADMGAKVEPFNGAPTHGGNQAFSTVDPSGIRIVFTFDGE; encoded by the coding sequence ATGACTACTCATTTTCATAAAAAACCAAATATGTATGTTTCTCATGTTCAAATAAAAGTTTCAAATTTAGAACGTTCAATTGAATTTTACAAAACGATTATTGGCTTTGATGTACTTGAACAGGCTGATCAAACAGCTTATCTAACTTTCGACGGTTCAACAAGTATTCTTTCTATAGAGGAAGTTCCAAATGCACTACCATTACGCGGAGGTCAAACAGGACTTTACCACTTTGCCATTTTACTTCCGGAACGAAAAGATTTAGGAAACTTTATTGAACATTTAATTGATAAAAATGTTCGCGTTGGAGCTGGTGATCACCACGTTAGTGAAGCTTTCTATTTAAACGATCCAGATGGTAACGGAATTGAAGTATATATTGACCGCCCTGAAGAAAACTGGATTTGGTTCGATAATGGTATGGTTCATATGACAACTGAACAAGTAAATGTGCAATCTGTTCTTGCAGAAGCAGATGGTGCTTGGAATGGTCTACCAAATGGTACAGTAATGGGTCATATCCACTTATCTGTTGCAGATCTAGCAGAAACTGAAAAATTTTATACGCAAGCTTTAGGCTATGAGGTGGTTACTCGATATGGCGGCCAAGCATTATTCATTTCAACAGGTAAATATCATCACCACATCGGTTTAAACACTTGGAATAGCGCAGGTGGTACTCCAGTTCCTGAAAACGGTGTTGGCTTAAAATCATTTACGGTCGTTTTAGATAACGAACAACAAGCTGAAAAAATTAAAGCTAACTTAGCTGATATGGGGGCAAAAGTAGAACCTTTCAACGGCGCTCCGACTCACGGTGGCAATCAAGCATTCTCTACTGTTGACCCTTCAGGTATTCGAATCGTCTTTACTTTTGATGGTGAATAA
- a CDS encoding disulfide oxidoreductase, translated as MNKKLENSLLFIWLTSLVATLGSLYFSEIRQYEPCELCWYQRILMYPILILTTVAYIQKNVRIAVTTAVFSCIGGAISLYHYGIQKLDFLTETAPACGRVPCTGQYINWFGFITIPFLALTAFILIAITSFYMMKQIKEEK; from the coding sequence ATGAATAAAAAACTTGAGAATAGTTTACTATTTATATGGCTCACTTCACTAGTAGCAACACTAGGTTCCCTCTACTTTTCTGAAATACGCCAATATGAACCTTGCGAATTGTGTTGGTACCAACGTATTTTAATGTATCCGATTTTGATTTTAACTACCGTAGCATACATACAAAAAAATGTAAGAATCGCCGTGACAACAGCAGTATTCTCGTGTATTGGTGGAGCAATTTCCCTATATCATTATGGTATTCAAAAACTTGACTTCTTAACTGAGACAGCACCTGCTTGCGGACGAGTACCATGTACAGGTCAATACATTAACTGGTTTGGCTTTATTACGATTCCATTTTTAGCATTAACTGCATTCATTTTAATTGCCATTACAAGTTTTTATATGATGAAACAAATAAAGGAGGAAAAGTAA
- a CDS encoding long-chain fatty acid--CoA ligase has product MMETPLLLTSFLKRAERYYPEKLIISRTSAQKTHRIPYKDYVKRTRKLADALTKLGMKRGTKVGSFAWNHHRHLEAYFAVPCAGAILHMINIRLSPEHIIYVINHAEDEILLIDGDLFPLFEKAIPYLKTVKHIIVMQDDFTVPSSSFPNVYSYEQLLSEASDEFKFPEDLDENSPAGMCYTSATTGMPKGVTYTHRSLVLHSLTLGLSDTLGLCEKDVIMPVVPMFHVNAWGMPFAAVNFGTTQVLPGPMFTPALLLDLIEQEKVTTTAGVPTIWLGVVQEQEKNPRDLSSLRSIVCGGSASPKGLIKTFEEKYKIPFIVGYGMTETSPIVSLSNYTTAMEDWTAEEKINIRATQGLTVPLLETEVVNEQGEVPWDGATMGELRIRGPWIANEYYNDERTAEAFKEGWLYTGDIAVVTPEGYIKITDRTKDLIKSGGEWISSVDLENALMTHEAVFEAAVIAVPHEKWQERPLACVVLKEGVKVTKEELISYLENQFAKWWLPDDVVFLKEIPKTSVGKFLKARLREDLKNYQVNS; this is encoded by the coding sequence ATGATGGAAACCCCTCTATTATTAACAAGTTTTTTAAAACGCGCTGAAAGATATTATCCTGAGAAGCTAATAATTTCGAGAACAAGTGCACAAAAAACGCATAGAATTCCATATAAAGATTACGTAAAAAGAACTCGAAAGCTTGCGGATGCTCTAACAAAGCTTGGCATGAAACGTGGCACAAAAGTTGGTTCTTTCGCTTGGAACCACCACCGACATTTAGAAGCCTATTTTGCTGTGCCTTGTGCGGGTGCAATCCTTCATATGATTAACATCCGATTATCTCCTGAACATATTATCTATGTTATTAATCATGCAGAAGATGAAATTTTACTCATTGATGGAGACCTGTTCCCTTTATTTGAAAAAGCCATTCCTTATTTAAAAACTGTAAAACATATCATTGTGATGCAAGACGACTTCACTGTACCATCATCAAGTTTCCCTAATGTTTACTCTTATGAACAACTACTTTCAGAGGCATCCGATGAATTCAAATTTCCGGAAGACTTAGATGAAAATAGTCCCGCAGGTATGTGTTATACAAGTGCAACAACTGGAATGCCAAAAGGTGTCACCTATACACATCGAAGCTTGGTCCTGCATAGCCTTACTCTTGGCTTATCGGATACACTTGGTCTGTGTGAAAAAGATGTGATCATGCCGGTAGTCCCTATGTTCCATGTCAATGCATGGGGAATGCCTTTTGCAGCAGTAAACTTTGGAACAACTCAAGTATTACCAGGTCCAATGTTTACCCCAGCTCTTCTGTTAGATTTGATTGAGCAAGAGAAAGTAACGACTACTGCTGGAGTACCGACAATTTGGTTAGGAGTTGTTCAAGAACAAGAAAAGAATCCTCGTGACCTTTCATCACTGCGATCCATTGTTTGTGGAGGATCTGCTTCACCAAAAGGTTTGATTAAAACATTTGAAGAAAAATATAAGATTCCCTTTATTGTTGGCTATGGCATGACTGAGACAAGTCCTATTGTTAGCCTTTCCAACTATACAACAGCTATGGAAGATTGGACGGCTGAAGAGAAAATTAACATTCGTGCAACACAAGGGTTAACTGTCCCACTATTAGAAACGGAAGTAGTGAATGAACAAGGAGAAGTACCTTGGGATGGGGCAACTATGGGGGAACTTCGCATTCGCGGACCTTGGATTGCCAACGAATATTATAATGATGAACGAACAGCTGAGGCATTTAAAGAGGGCTGGCTTTATACAGGAGATATCGCAGTTGTAACACCAGAAGGCTATATTAAAATTACAGACCGCACGAAGGATTTAATTAAAAGTGGTGGTGAATGGATTTCATCAGTCGATTTAGAAAATGCCCTAATGACACATGAAGCTGTATTTGAAGCGGCTGTTATTGCCGTCCCTCATGAAAAATGGCAAGAACGTCCATTGGCATGTGTTGTTTTAAAAGAGGGTGTAAAAGTCACAAAAGAAGAGTTAATAAGTTATTTAGAAAATCAATTTGCTAAATGGTGGTTACCAGACGATGTGGTGTTCTTAAAAGAGATCCCGAAAACTTCTGTTGGTAAATTCCTAAAAGCCCGCCTACGTGAAGATTTAAAAAATTATCAAGTCAATTCTTAA
- a CDS encoding GAF domain-containing sensor histidine kinase, which yields MAMNDHSNITILKEIAELLNEETEMVPMLKGALCKFLNGTNFSTGWIFFINKKGKSELVVHEKLPDALEFNGCQYLKNGGCWCVSRFRNDQLKKASNIIECQRLESAIEANVGETDGITHHATVPLQSGGERFGLLNVASPHIESFSDEELELLESVAFQMGSAIKRIHLTKQEQEMALLNERNRLARDLHDSVNQLLFSVTLTARAGIEMSEGQEIKETFREIQQLTQEALTEMRALIWQLRPKGLESGIIDAIKAYSEMLGIKLTVNVSGVLQFPSRVEETLYRIAQEALNNVRKHAGVQEAVIYMTVTSTDILLVIKDEGRGFAIDPDVTIPSIGLQSIRDRAVAIGGTADWVSEIGKGTELLIRLPY from the coding sequence ATGGCAATGAACGATCATTCAAATATAACAATTTTAAAAGAGATTGCGGAACTTCTTAATGAGGAAACGGAAATGGTTCCGATGTTAAAGGGTGCATTATGTAAATTTTTAAATGGAACGAATTTTAGTACAGGCTGGATTTTTTTTATTAATAAGAAAGGGAAGTCTGAGCTAGTAGTTCATGAAAAATTACCTGATGCGCTTGAGTTTAATGGTTGTCAGTACTTGAAAAATGGAGGATGTTGGTGTGTTTCTCGCTTTCGAAATGATCAGTTAAAAAAAGCGTCCAATATTATTGAATGTCAACGATTGGAGAGTGCGATTGAAGCAAATGTAGGTGAGACGGATGGAATCACACACCACGCCACGGTTCCTTTACAATCTGGGGGAGAACGATTCGGTCTATTAAATGTTGCTTCCCCACATATCGAAAGTTTCTCTGATGAAGAGTTAGAACTTCTTGAATCTGTCGCTTTTCAAATGGGGTCTGCAATCAAACGAATCCATTTAACAAAACAAGAGCAAGAAATGGCTTTATTAAATGAACGTAATCGTCTGGCTCGGGATCTTCATGATTCCGTTAATCAATTATTGTTCTCTGTTACGTTAACTGCACGAGCAGGGATTGAAATGAGTGAAGGGCAAGAAATTAAGGAAACGTTTAGAGAAATACAACAACTTACCCAAGAAGCATTAACAGAAATGAGAGCTCTTATTTGGCAATTAAGGCCTAAGGGATTAGAAAGTGGAATTATAGATGCCATTAAAGCTTATTCTGAAATGTTGGGCATTAAGTTAACGGTTAATGTTTCTGGCGTTTTACAATTTCCATCTCGAGTGGAGGAAACTTTATATCGGATTGCCCAAGAAGCGCTAAATAATGTAAGGAAACATGCAGGAGTACAAGAAGCAGTTATTTATATGACAGTTACATCAACAGATATTTTACTTGTTATTAAAGATGAGGGCAGAGGCTTTGCCATTGACCCTGATGTTACGATTCCATCAATTGGCTTACAATCAATTCGTGATCGCGCGGTTGCGATTGGTGGTACAGCAGATTGGGTAAGTGAAATAGGGAAGGGTACGGAATTATTAATCCGATTGCCATATTAG
- a CDS encoding response regulator transcription factor, giving the protein MIRVLIADDHHVVRRGLLFFLKTQKDIEVVGEAKNGVEAVQLVENLQPDIVLMDLVMPEMDGIQATKKIKAKWPNVAVLMLTSFSDKDHVLPAIEAGAAGYQLKDIEPDDLVNSIRRIMNGENIMHPVATSQLEERKKEEKNLPHIKSPLTPREQDVLSELTKGKSNREIASSLFVTEKTVKTHISNIFTKLEVQDRTQAALYAVKHNLTEGSGIS; this is encoded by the coding sequence ATGATTCGAGTATTAATTGCGGATGATCACCATGTCGTGAGAAGAGGGCTGTTGTTCTTTTTGAAAACACAAAAAGATATCGAGGTAGTAGGAGAAGCAAAAAATGGCGTTGAAGCAGTTCAGCTTGTTGAAAATTTGCAACCTGATATTGTCTTAATGGATCTTGTAATGCCTGAAATGGATGGTATTCAAGCGACAAAAAAAATAAAGGCAAAATGGCCAAATGTAGCGGTTTTAATGCTAACTAGTTTTTCAGATAAAGACCACGTATTACCTGCAATTGAAGCGGGGGCAGCAGGCTATCAATTAAAAGATATTGAACCAGATGATTTAGTAAATTCAATAAGAAGAATCATGAATGGGGAAAATATTATGCACCCTGTCGCAACGTCTCAATTAGAAGAACGAAAAAAAGAAGAGAAGAACTTACCACACATAAAAAGTCCGTTAACACCAAGAGAACAGGATGTACTATCAGAGTTAACAAAAGGAAAAAGTAACCGAGAAATTGCTTCATCTTTATTTGTCACTGAAAAAACGGTTAAAACACATATTTCAAATATTTTTACCAAGCTTGAAGTACAAGATCGCACTCAAGCGGCATTATATGCTGTTAAACATAATTTAACAGAAGGTAGCGGAATAAGTTGA
- a CDS encoding thioredoxin family protein, with translation MKKLGIIGGVVVVLFIVIILLTNLSNKDKLENNPYGTDNLRQSTIDLLDDENYQNIILPDALEEKIASGEPVTAYLFSPECPHCKNMTPKLMPIADEMGVEIDQLNILEYQAGWDDYNVEATPTLIHFKDGKEVNRLVGDAPEETIRQFFNEVVLK, from the coding sequence TTGAAAAAACTTGGAATTATTGGTGGAGTTGTCGTTGTTTTATTTATAGTGATTATTTTATTAACAAATCTTTCAAACAAAGATAAATTAGAAAATAATCCATACGGTACGGATAATCTACGTCAATCTACTATTGATTTATTAGATGATGAAAATTACCAAAATATAATCTTACCGGATGCACTAGAAGAAAAGATTGCTTCGGGAGAACCGGTAACCGCATATTTATTTAGTCCTGAATGCCCTCACTGTAAGAATATGACGCCGAAATTAATGCCGATTGCAGACGAAATGGGTGTAGAAATTGACCAGTTAAACATTCTAGAATATCAAGCTGGTTGGGATGACTACAATGTGGAGGCAACCCCTACTTTAATCCACTTTAAAGATGGCAAAGAAGTGAATCGTTTAGTAGGAGATGCACCGGAAGAAACAATCCGTCAGTTTTTCAATGAAGTTGTTTTAAAATAA